In Mus musculus strain C57BL/6J chromosome 14, GRCm38.p6 C57BL/6J, the following are encoded in one genomic region:
- the Prmt5 gene encoding protein arginine N-methyltransferase 5 isoform 1 (isoform 1 is encoded by transcript variant 1), with product MAAMAVGGAGGSRVSSGRDLNCVPEIADTLGAVAKQGFDFLCMPVFHPRFKREFIQEPAKNRPGPQTRSDLLLSGRDWNTLIVGKLSPWIHPDSKVEKIRRNSEAAMLQELNFGAYLGLPAFLLPLNQEDNTNLARVLTNHIHTGHHSSMFWMRVPLVAPEDLRDDVIENAPTTHTEEYSGEEKTWMWWHNFRTLCDYSKRIAVALEIGADLPSNHVIDRWLGEPIKAAILPTSIFLTNKKGFPVLSKVQQRLIFRLLKLEVQFIITGTNHHSEKEFCSYLQYLEYLSQNRPPPNAYELFAKGYEDYLQSPLQPLMDNLESQTYEVFEKDPIKYSQYQQAIYKCLLDRVPEEEKETNVQVLMVLGAGRGPLVNASLRAAKQAERRIRLYAVEKNPNAVVTLENWQFEEWGSQVTVVSSDMREWVAPEKADIIVSELLGSFADNELSPECLDGAQHFLKDDGVSIPGEYTSFLAPISSSKLYNEVRACREKDRDPEAQFEMPYVVRLHNFHQLSAPKPCFTFSHPNRDPMIDNNRYCTLEFPVEVNTVLHGFAGYFETVLYRDITLSIRPETHSPGMFSWFPIFFPIKQPITVHEGQNICVRFWRCSNSKKVWYEWAVTAPVCSSIHNPTGRSYTIGL from the exons ATGGCGGCGATGGCAGTCGGAGGTGCTGGTGGCAGCCGCGTGTCCAGCGGGAGGGACCTGAATTGCGTCCCCGAAATAGCTGACACACTGGGTGCTGTGGCCAAGCAGGG GTTTGATTTCCTCTGCATGCCTGTCTTCCACCCGCGTTTCAAGAGGGAGTTCATTCAGGAACCTGCTAAGAATCGGCCTGGCCCCCAGACACGATCAGACCTACTGCTGTCAGGAAGGG ACTGGAATACGCTAATTGTGGGAAAGCTTTCTCCATGGATTCATCCAGACTCAAAAGTGGAGAAGATCCGAAGGAACTCTGAAGCG GCTATGTTACAGGAGTTGAATTTTGGGGCATATCTGGGTCTTCCAGCTTTCCTATTGCCCCTTAATCAGGAAGATAACACGAATCTGGCCAGAGTTCTGACCAACCACATCCACACTGGCCACCACTCTTCCATG TTCTGGATGAGGGTACCCTTGGTGGCCCCAGAGGACCTGAGAGATGATGTAATTGAGAATGCCCCGactacacacacagaggagtacAGTGGAGAAGAGAAAACATGGATGTG GTGGCATAACTTTCGGACTCTGTGTGACTATAGCAAGAGAATTGCAGTAG ctcttgaAATTGGAGCTGACCTCCCGTCTAATCACGTCATTGACCGCTGGCTTGGAGAGCCCATCAAAGCAGCCATTCTCCCCACCAGCATTTTCCTAACCAACAAGAAAGGATTTCCTGTTCTTTCTAAGGTGCAGCAGAGGCTGATCTTCCGGCTCCTCAAG TTGGAAGTGCAGTTTATCATCACGGGAACCAACCACCACTCAGAGAAGGAGTTCTGTTCCTACCTCCAGTACTTGGAATACTTAAGCCAAAATCGCCCTCCACCCAATGCCTATGAGCTCTTTGCCAAAGGCTATGAAGACTATCTGCAGTCCCCACTCCAG CCTCTGATGGACAATCTGGAATCTCAGACATATGAAGTGTTTGAAAAGGACCCCATCAAATACTCTCAATATCAGCAG GCTATTTATAAATGTTTGCTAGACCGAGtaccagaagaagaaaaggagaccaATGTCCA GGTACTTATGGTGCTGGGTGCAGGCCGGGGTCCTCTTGTGAATGCGTCTCTTCGGGCAGCCAAACAGGCCGAGCGGCGGATCAGGCTGTATGCTGTGGAGAAGAACCCCAATGCTGTGGTGAC GCTAGAGAACTGGCAGTTTGAAGAATGGGGGAGCCAGGTGACAGTTGTCTCATCAGACATGCGGGAATGGGTGGCTCCGGAGAAAGCTGACATCATTGTCAGTGAGCTTCTGGGTTCCTTTGCCGACAACGAGCTGTCACCTGAGTGTCTGGATGGAGCACAGCACTTCCTGAAAG ATGATGGCGTGAGCATCCCTGGAGAATACACCTCCTTCCTGGCTCCCATTTCTTCCTCTAAGCTGTACAATGAGGTCCGTGCCTGTCGGGAAAAGGACCGCGATCCTGAG GCACAGTTTGAGATGCCTTATGTGGTTCGGTTGCACAACTTCCACCAGCTCTCTGCTCCTAAGCCCTGCTTTACCTTCAGCCATCCCAACCGAG ATCCTATGATTGACAACAACCGCTACTGTACCTTGGAGTTTCCTGTGGAGGTGAACACAGTGCTTCATGGCTTCGCAGGCTACTTTGAGACTGTGCTTTACCGGGACATCACTCTGA GTATCCGCCCAGAGACTCACTCTCCTGGGATGTTCTCATGGTTCCCCATCTTCTTCCCCATTAAG CAGCCCATCACGGTGCACGAAGGCCAGAACATCTGTGTGCGTTTCTGGCGATGCAGCAATTCCAAGAAAGTGTGGTACGAGTGGGCGGTGACGGCCCCCGTCTGTTCTTCTATTCACAACCCTACCGGCCGCTCCTATACCATTGGCCTCTAG
- the Prmt5 gene encoding protein arginine N-methyltransferase 5 isoform 3 (isoform 3 is encoded by transcript variant 3), with the protein MLQELNFGAYLGLPAFLLPLNQEDNTNLARVLTNHIHTGHHSSMFWMRVPLVAPEDLRDDVIENAPTTHTEEYSGEEKTWMWWHNFRTLCDYSKRIAVALEIGADLPSNHVIDRWLGEPIKAAILPTSIFLTNKKGFPVLSKVQQRLIFRLLKLEVQFIITGTNHHSEKEFCSYLQYLEYLSQNRPPPNAYELFAKGYEDYLQSPLQPLMDNLESQTYEVFEKDPIKYSQYQQAIYKCLLDRVPEEEKETNVQVLMVLGAGRGPLVNASLRAAKQAERRIRLYAVEKNPNAVVTLENWQFEEWGSQVTVVSSDMREWVAPEKADIIVSELLGSFADNELSPECLDGAQHFLKDDGVSIPGEYTSFLAPISSSKLYNEVRACREKDRDPEAQFEMPYVVRLHNFHQLSAPKPCFTFSHPNRDPMIDNNRYCTLEFPVEVNTVLHGFAGYFETVLYRDITLSIRPETHSPGMFSWFPIFFPIKQPITVHEGQNICVRFWRCSNSKKVWYEWAVTAPVCSSIHNPTGRSYTIGL; encoded by the exons ATGTTACAGGAGTTGAATTTTGGGGCATATCTGGGTCTTCCAGCTTTCCTATTGCCCCTTAATCAGGAAGATAACACGAATCTGGCCAGAGTTCTGACCAACCACATCCACACTGGCCACCACTCTTCCATG TTCTGGATGAGGGTACCCTTGGTGGCCCCAGAGGACCTGAGAGATGATGTAATTGAGAATGCCCCGactacacacacagaggagtacAGTGGAGAAGAGAAAACATGGATGTG GTGGCATAACTTTCGGACTCTGTGTGACTATAGCAAGAGAATTGCAGTAG ctcttgaAATTGGAGCTGACCTCCCGTCTAATCACGTCATTGACCGCTGGCTTGGAGAGCCCATCAAAGCAGCCATTCTCCCCACCAGCATTTTCCTAACCAACAAGAAAGGATTTCCTGTTCTTTCTAAGGTGCAGCAGAGGCTGATCTTCCGGCTCCTCAAG TTGGAAGTGCAGTTTATCATCACGGGAACCAACCACCACTCAGAGAAGGAGTTCTGTTCCTACCTCCAGTACTTGGAATACTTAAGCCAAAATCGCCCTCCACCCAATGCCTATGAGCTCTTTGCCAAAGGCTATGAAGACTATCTGCAGTCCCCACTCCAG CCTCTGATGGACAATCTGGAATCTCAGACATATGAAGTGTTTGAAAAGGACCCCATCAAATACTCTCAATATCAGCAG GCTATTTATAAATGTTTGCTAGACCGAGtaccagaagaagaaaaggagaccaATGTCCA GGTACTTATGGTGCTGGGTGCAGGCCGGGGTCCTCTTGTGAATGCGTCTCTTCGGGCAGCCAAACAGGCCGAGCGGCGGATCAGGCTGTATGCTGTGGAGAAGAACCCCAATGCTGTGGTGAC GCTAGAGAACTGGCAGTTTGAAGAATGGGGGAGCCAGGTGACAGTTGTCTCATCAGACATGCGGGAATGGGTGGCTCCGGAGAAAGCTGACATCATTGTCAGTGAGCTTCTGGGTTCCTTTGCCGACAACGAGCTGTCACCTGAGTGTCTGGATGGAGCACAGCACTTCCTGAAAG ATGATGGCGTGAGCATCCCTGGAGAATACACCTCCTTCCTGGCTCCCATTTCTTCCTCTAAGCTGTACAATGAGGTCCGTGCCTGTCGGGAAAAGGACCGCGATCCTGAG GCACAGTTTGAGATGCCTTATGTGGTTCGGTTGCACAACTTCCACCAGCTCTCTGCTCCTAAGCCCTGCTTTACCTTCAGCCATCCCAACCGAG ATCCTATGATTGACAACAACCGCTACTGTACCTTGGAGTTTCCTGTGGAGGTGAACACAGTGCTTCATGGCTTCGCAGGCTACTTTGAGACTGTGCTTTACCGGGACATCACTCTGA GTATCCGCCCAGAGACTCACTCTCCTGGGATGTTCTCATGGTTCCCCATCTTCTTCCCCATTAAG CAGCCCATCACGGTGCACGAAGGCCAGAACATCTGTGTGCGTTTCTGGCGATGCAGCAATTCCAAGAAAGTGTGGTACGAGTGGGCGGTGACGGCCCCCGTCTGTTCTTCTATTCACAACCCTACCGGCCGCTCCTATACCATTGGCCTCTAG
- the Prmt5 gene encoding protein arginine N-methyltransferase 5 isoform 2 (isoform 2 is encoded by transcript variant 2), giving the protein MRDPNLGNKEGRLVPCRGFDFLCMPVFHPRFKREFIQEPAKNRPGPQTRSDLLLSGRDWNTLIVGKLSPWIHPDSKVEKIRRNSEAAMLQELNFGAYLGLPAFLLPLNQEDNTNLARVLTNHIHTGHHSSMFWMRVPLVAPEDLRDDVIENAPTTHTEEYSGEEKTWMWWHNFRTLCDYSKRIAVALEIGADLPSNHVIDRWLGEPIKAAILPTSIFLTNKKGFPVLSKVQQRLIFRLLKLEVQFIITGTNHHSEKEFCSYLQYLEYLSQNRPPPNAYELFAKGYEDYLQSPLQPLMDNLESQTYEVFEKDPIKYSQYQQAIYKCLLDRVPEEEKETNVQVLMVLGAGRGPLVNASLRAAKQAERRIRLYAVEKNPNAVVTLENWQFEEWGSQVTVVSSDMREWVAPEKADIIVSELLGSFADNELSPECLDGAQHFLKDDGVSIPGEYTSFLAPISSSKLYNEVRACREKDRDPEAQFEMPYVVRLHNFHQLSAPKPCFTFSHPNRDPMIDNNRYCTLEFPVEVNTVLHGFAGYFETVLYRDITLSIRPETHSPGMFSWFPIFFPIKQPITVHEGQNICVRFWRCSNSKKVWYEWAVTAPVCSSIHNPTGRSYTIGL; this is encoded by the exons ATGCGGGATCCAAATTTGGGAAACAAGGAGGGCAGACTAGTCCCCTGCAGGGG GTTTGATTTCCTCTGCATGCCTGTCTTCCACCCGCGTTTCAAGAGGGAGTTCATTCAGGAACCTGCTAAGAATCGGCCTGGCCCCCAGACACGATCAGACCTACTGCTGTCAGGAAGGG ACTGGAATACGCTAATTGTGGGAAAGCTTTCTCCATGGATTCATCCAGACTCAAAAGTGGAGAAGATCCGAAGGAACTCTGAAGCG GCTATGTTACAGGAGTTGAATTTTGGGGCATATCTGGGTCTTCCAGCTTTCCTATTGCCCCTTAATCAGGAAGATAACACGAATCTGGCCAGAGTTCTGACCAACCACATCCACACTGGCCACCACTCTTCCATG TTCTGGATGAGGGTACCCTTGGTGGCCCCAGAGGACCTGAGAGATGATGTAATTGAGAATGCCCCGactacacacacagaggagtacAGTGGAGAAGAGAAAACATGGATGTG GTGGCATAACTTTCGGACTCTGTGTGACTATAGCAAGAGAATTGCAGTAG ctcttgaAATTGGAGCTGACCTCCCGTCTAATCACGTCATTGACCGCTGGCTTGGAGAGCCCATCAAAGCAGCCATTCTCCCCACCAGCATTTTCCTAACCAACAAGAAAGGATTTCCTGTTCTTTCTAAGGTGCAGCAGAGGCTGATCTTCCGGCTCCTCAAG TTGGAAGTGCAGTTTATCATCACGGGAACCAACCACCACTCAGAGAAGGAGTTCTGTTCCTACCTCCAGTACTTGGAATACTTAAGCCAAAATCGCCCTCCACCCAATGCCTATGAGCTCTTTGCCAAAGGCTATGAAGACTATCTGCAGTCCCCACTCCAG CCTCTGATGGACAATCTGGAATCTCAGACATATGAAGTGTTTGAAAAGGACCCCATCAAATACTCTCAATATCAGCAG GCTATTTATAAATGTTTGCTAGACCGAGtaccagaagaagaaaaggagaccaATGTCCA GGTACTTATGGTGCTGGGTGCAGGCCGGGGTCCTCTTGTGAATGCGTCTCTTCGGGCAGCCAAACAGGCCGAGCGGCGGATCAGGCTGTATGCTGTGGAGAAGAACCCCAATGCTGTGGTGAC GCTAGAGAACTGGCAGTTTGAAGAATGGGGGAGCCAGGTGACAGTTGTCTCATCAGACATGCGGGAATGGGTGGCTCCGGAGAAAGCTGACATCATTGTCAGTGAGCTTCTGGGTTCCTTTGCCGACAACGAGCTGTCACCTGAGTGTCTGGATGGAGCACAGCACTTCCTGAAAG ATGATGGCGTGAGCATCCCTGGAGAATACACCTCCTTCCTGGCTCCCATTTCTTCCTCTAAGCTGTACAATGAGGTCCGTGCCTGTCGGGAAAAGGACCGCGATCCTGAG GCACAGTTTGAGATGCCTTATGTGGTTCGGTTGCACAACTTCCACCAGCTCTCTGCTCCTAAGCCCTGCTTTACCTTCAGCCATCCCAACCGAG ATCCTATGATTGACAACAACCGCTACTGTACCTTGGAGTTTCCTGTGGAGGTGAACACAGTGCTTCATGGCTTCGCAGGCTACTTTGAGACTGTGCTTTACCGGGACATCACTCTGA GTATCCGCCCAGAGACTCACTCTCCTGGGATGTTCTCATGGTTCCCCATCTTCTTCCCCATTAAG CAGCCCATCACGGTGCACGAAGGCCAGAACATCTGTGTGCGTTTCTGGCGATGCAGCAATTCCAAGAAAGTGTGGTACGAGTGGGCGGTGACGGCCCCCGTCTGTTCTTCTATTCACAACCCTACCGGCCGCTCCTATACCATTGGCCTCTAG